Within the Rosa rugosa chromosome 2, drRosRugo1.1, whole genome shotgun sequence genome, the region cttgaatcaaagttttatttgtctaattttaggaaaattagttcccattccggttaccgaaagttctattggggggcaatagacgtctattggggggcaatacatggctgatagcgtctattgggggggcaatagaggtctattgcccctctattagggggcaatagatgtctactaggggcaaaaaaactttccggtgagattttcagcaaattccagTGGCCGGTAGCCGATGACCGAAATCCTGCTAccgttgaccggaatccggcggccggtcaCCGGACTCCagcgaagtctcccatggtttctctttcttccattttctctctctctctctctaagtaacaaatggataagggtaaaatggtattaaaaaaatttaaaaaacaaaaaaaaaaatcttaatggggtattagggaagacctccttagagtgttttaggtaagagagaattaaaaaaacttaatggggtaagtaggaaaaaaatctctaaaaatggtgtaaatggacaaaacccctttaaataacgaattccttcgttttttttccacagagaaatttaaaatttccaatctgataatgccaaacgaggaaattggcttttaggaattatgaaatgctcactttcaattaaattccatcattttttccctcatccaaacacactctaagtATGCCTATATCATTTCCCATCTTTCCATATCATATCATCTCTTACCAGGGTGATCATACAAAATCTAGAGAAAAAGGATAATGTCTACCACCGTAAGTAGAAAGAATCCATTGCAGAATGTTCCATGGAAGACCCGGCTACTCATGGAGTTCGGATCCTTCCTCTTTCGCGCCGCAATGCGACCCAACATGACCCTCAACCGCCGCCTCTTGACCCTCTTCGACCCTAAAGCCGCCGCTTCTTCCAAACCCAAAAACGGTGTCGTCTCCTTCGACGCCGCCGTCGACCCATCCCGCAACGTCTGGTTCCGCCTCTACACCACCACCTCCGCCAAGCTCCCCGTCATCTTCTTCATCCACGGCGGCGCCTACGTGTTCGGCGCCGCCGACTCCTTCGGCTCCGACGCCTCCTGCCGCCGCCTCTCCCGCCAACTCTCCGCCGCCGTCGTCTCCGTCAACTACCGCCTGGCGCCGGAGCACAAGTTCCCCTCCCAGCTCCGCGACGCCCTCGACTGCTTGAAATACCTCGACGATCACCACAGGGACGACGCGTTCAGCTGTGCTGACGTCAGCCGGTGCTTCGTGGCGGGAGAGAGCGCTGGAGGGAACCTGGCCCACCACGTGGCGCTGGGAGCCGGAGAGCTGGAGTTGAAGAAGGTGAGGGTGGTGGGGCTCGTTTCGATTCAGCCGTTCTTCGGCGGAGAGGAGAGAACCGAATCCGAGATCCGATTGGGTCGGGGCGCGCTGGGGTTGGACTCTACGGACTGGTGTTGGCGGGCGGTTTTACCGGACGGGTCGGACAGAGACCACCCGGCGGTGAATGTTTCGGGGCCCAATGCGGTGGACATTTCGGGTCGTGGGTACCCGGATACGCTTTGTTTTATTGGGGGGTTGGATTCGTTGAAGGATTGGGGGAGGAGGTACTGTGAGTGGTTGAAGAAGAGTGGGAAGAAGGTGGAGGTTGTGGAGTATCCGAATGCGATCCATGGGTTTATGTCGGTTCAGTGCGAACCCGAATATGGGATGTTTATAGAAGAGGTGAAGAATTTCATGCAGAAGCAGGACATGGCGAAATGATTTCATGAAGAATTTCAAGTTTGGCTTAGTTGTGTTTGCTCCGCCGGATTTAATCGAGTCTATTGGCAGTGGGCTCCATCGAATCCTTTGGTTCCGATCGGTTTGGGATCTGGGAATTGGATTGACGATGACGAGAAGTGGTGGAGGTCCTGGTGGCGGGTTTGCTTACTTGACAAATGGCAGCAAGCCATACAAAGAGTTATGGCGGCATGATGCCTTAGGGGCAAATTCTGTTGTTCTGAGTTTGTGTTATGGATCGGGCCTTCCGAGAATGATGTGACCTATTAACGACTTCCTATCGTTATGACAAGTTATTTTGGCGATTATATATGCATTGGTAAGGACTAGCAGATACCAGAGCCGATGATGTAAAATTACATTGCCAGTAGTTTTTCATGTTTTCATGTTCTTTTGGAATAAGTGTGATGGGCAGTTCTTTAATAGACTATACTTGCTAGGGATTTTCTCCACGTTAGGCCAAATAGGCAAGGCATTTTGTTGCTTCGGGG harbors:
- the LOC133734040 gene encoding probable carboxylesterase 18 → MSTTVSRKNPLQNVPWKTRLLMEFGSFLFRAAMRPNMTLNRRLLTLFDPKAAASSKPKNGVVSFDAAVDPSRNVWFRLYTTTSAKLPVIFFIHGGAYVFGAADSFGSDASCRRLSRQLSAAVVSVNYRLAPEHKFPSQLRDALDCLKYLDDHHRDDAFSCADVSRCFVAGESAGGNLAHHVALGAGELELKKVRVVGLVSIQPFFGGEERTESEIRLGRGALGLDSTDWCWRAVLPDGSDRDHPAVNVSGPNAVDISGRGYPDTLCFIGGLDSLKDWGRRYCEWLKKSGKKVEVVEYPNAIHGFMSVQCEPEYGMFIEEVKNFMQKQDMAK